The region GCTTTTCCCGGCATACGAAACAGCATTATTAGCCCTTAAACGCCCGTAAGTGGGTTTTAAATTGCCTTGACAAAAGCCTTTTAAAAGCGCGGCTGAATGCGAGTAAAAGGATTTGATTTTATCATCAATGGCGATGCCATAAAGGGGAATATTCAAGCCTTGTTCTTGCAGGATTTTCACAAATTCCGTTCCGGCTTTTTGAGAAAGCAAGGGCAAAATGCGAGATCCAATCAGCGCGTATTTGCTTTTAATGAGCTCTTCTATTTCGCTATAAGCGTAAAAACTATACACGCTCACGCCCTCTAAAACCCTTACTTTTAAGCTTAAGGGCAAATCGTTCAAGCAATTTTTGCAAAGGGGTTTGAAAGAAAGCTTCAAACAGGTTAAACAACGCATTTTATAAA is a window of Helicobacter pylori NQ4053 DNA encoding:
- a CDS encoding ComF family protein encodes the protein MRCLTCLKLSFKPLCKNCLNDLPLSLKVRVLEGVSVYSFYAYSEIEELIKSKYALIGSRILPLLSQKAGTEFVKILQEQGLNIPLYGIAIDDKIKSFYSHSAALLKGFCQGNLKPTYGRLRANNAVSYAGKSLEFRTNNPRDFTFKGDENLDYFLLDDIITTGTTLKEALKYLKALNIKAHFAIALCSADE